One genomic segment of Penaeus chinensis breed Huanghai No. 1 chromosome 13, ASM1920278v2, whole genome shotgun sequence includes these proteins:
- the LOC125031470 gene encoding uncharacterized protein LOC125031470 isoform X3 — protein MEVTFILLLIVSLAARSQATSDTHRGKELKIHIEFVDSSIEPDTQKEIRHAVAYMAQVVRLKHADVGPVFRLPRDISACVALYTEGPNVGKCAGVSARYTGDYCGKALIPEAHLEGLEVFSKDDPSCNSDSLPEGKGFRDGTNFILYIMSSSDIFCSHSHALSSTCRFSTALVGGERSGRPLAGTVIVCKDRLFELTPLLLKRIIVHEPDFCVAFKDASSHHSPDLHTTNNS, from the exons ATGGAAGTAACTTTTATTCTGTTGCTGATAGTATCTCTGGCGGCGAGATCACAAGCAAcgtcagacacacacagaggaaaagaGCTAAAGATTCATATTGAGTTTGTAGATAGCTCAATTGAGCCAGATACACAGAAGGAGATCAGACATGCTGTGGCATACATGGCTCAAGTGGTGAGATTGAAGCATGCTGATGTAGGGCCAGTGTTCCGCCTTCCAAGAGACATAAGTGCTTGTGTCGCCCTCTACACTGAGGGCCCCAATGTTGGCAAGTGTGCTGGCGTGTCTGCAAGGTACACGGGGGACTACTGTGGGAAGGCTCTCATTCCCGAGGCCCATCTGGAGGGACTGGAGGTCTTCAGCAAGGATGACCCCAGCTGTAATTCAGACTCCTTACCGGAAGGAAAGGGCTTCAGGGATGGCACAAACTTCATACTCTACATAATGTCCAGTTCAGATATATTCTGTAGCCATTCACATGCACTTTCCTCCACATGCCGATTTAGCACAGCACTGGTTGGTGGCGAACGGAGTGGGCGGCCTTTAGCTGGAACAGTAATAGTATGCAAAGACCGCTTGTTTGAACTGACACCCTTGTTGCTGAAGCGGATAATTGTCCATGAG CCGGACTTTTGCGTGGCATTCAAAGATGCCAGCTCTCATCACTCTCCAGACCTGCACACAACCAACAACAGCtga
- the LOC125031469 gene encoding uncharacterized protein LOC125031469: MSVAKEVTCHEGGGVTAESEHIIFSGENVTGDLCRKSEGTEESLPILKKVGRRWKSLPAQGDDVTIKDPKLRQGYLGDLRKKSVIELEDALWRQDAILNNKTLLAKLPDKGERLRGRRREVAEALEEVRERERNLRTADLPVDVQALEWRGINGNVSERVTTTRQPNGDGIDSDEDENLDPLELMAQHSSCIKNKDHRKSWSEEEDPADVISRELKQMELRDAQESANNEEERTNEGRGKSSTHREHLGNEQKAIHNQVPSHSALDFGTKRIQMLELRRLRNGEVREPFKPFRRLEHPQPLPDIQNIIDSHRPKSDRQAKLISLQESIALERSYLSKMKKREMKKTVEALAHMKNTKMEIGLPPKTSCLKYRDVNVDKHLLDSDEEDSCYLPAHSDVYDDDEEEIYAD; the protein is encoded by the exons ATGTCAGTTGCCAAGGAGGTCACGTGtcacgaaggaggaggagtgacaGCGGAAAGTGAGCACATCATCTTCAGCGGCGAGAACGTGACAGGAGATTTGTGTCGCAAGAGCGAGGGGACAGAGGAGAGTCTTCCCATCTTGAAGAAGGTGGGCAGGAGGTGGAAGTCCCTACCCGCGCAGGGAGATGACGTTACCATAAAGGACCCCAAGCTGAGGCAGGGGTATCTGGGGGACTTGAGGAAGAAGTCGGTCATTGAGCTGGAAGATGCACTCTGGAGACAGGATGCCATACTTAATAATAA AACACTGCTGGCAAAACTTCCAGACAAAGGTGAACGCCTTagaggaaggcggagggaagTTGCTGAGGCTcttgaggaagtgagagaaagggagaggaatttgAGAACAGCGGACCTTCCTGTTGACGTTCAGGCACTAG AATGGAGAGGCATCAATGGGAATGTAAGTGAGAGAGTTACAACCACTAGACAGCCAAATGGTGATGGcattgatagtgatgaggatgaaaatttAGACCCTCTGGAGCTCATGGCTCAGCACTCTTCTTGCATCAAGAATAAAGATCACAGAAAGTCCTG gtctgaagaggaagacCCAGCAGATGTTATATCCCGTGAACTGAAGCAGATGGAATTGAGAGATGCACAAGAGTCTGCAaacaatgaagaagagagaaccaATGAAGGGAGAGGCAAAAGCTCTACACATAGAGAACACTTAGGAAATGAACAGAAGGCCATTCACAATCAAGTCCCAAGCCATTCTGCGCTTGATTTTGGTACAAAGCGCATTCAGATGTTAGAGTTACGGCGGTTAAGAAATGGTGAAGTCAGAGAGCCTTTTAAACCGTTTAG ACGACTTGAACATCCTCAGCCTCTTCCTGATATCCAAAATATAATAGATAGTCATAGACCAAAGTCAGACCGCCAAGCCAAACTGATATCACTACAGGAGTCTATAGCCCTAGAACGTAGCTATCTCTCCAAAATGAAG aaaagagagatgaaaaagacagTGGAAGCACTTGCacatatgaaaaatacaaaaatggaaATTGGTTTACCTCCCAAAACATCATGTTTGAAGTACAGGGATGTCAATGTCGATAAGCATCTCTTGGACTCGGATGAAGAGGACAGTTGCTACTTACCTGCTCACTcagatgtttatgatgatgacgaagaagaaatatatgcAGATTGA
- the LOC125031470 gene encoding 28S ribosomal protein S2, mitochondrial-like isoform X2, which translates to MCCALFSVAGLLRGIQRCQLSSLSRPAHNQQQLMERENGSDSEVQEEQMRATLKYPDYFKVANLFTVEDLFKARVHLGHKEGSLDPCMHPFVFGSRLGHLIIDLDQTSQHLREALNFTAHIAYRGGIILFVCRNPQFQHLVENTAKDCGEYAHTRFWQGGILTNSTIQFGCETRLPDLVIFINTLNNVLTQHTAVRDSAKMLIPTVGIVDTNCNPNLITYPVPGNDDTPSAVKLYCDLFKNAILRGKEKRKELSGL; encoded by the exons ATGTGCTGTGCTTTATTCTCTGTAG CCGGACTTTTGCGTGGCATTCAAAGATGCCAGCTCTCATCACTCTCCAGACCTGCACACAACCAACAACAGCtgatggagagggaaaatggtAGTGACTCAG AAGTTCAAGAAGAACAAATGAGGGCAACGTTGAAGTATCCAGATTATTTTAAAGTTGCCAATTTATTTACTGTAGAAGACCTTTTCAAAGCTCGAGTTCACCTTGGACACAAAGAGGGCTCTCTTGATCCCTGCATGCATCCCTTCGTCTTTGGGTCTCGCCTTGGGCATCTCATCATAGATCTTGACCAGACATCGCAACATTTACGTGAAGCTCTGAATTTCACAGCCCACATAGCTTACCGTGGAGGAATCATACTTTTCGTCTGTAGGAATCCACAATTTCAG CATTTGGTAGAAAACACAGCCAAAGATTGTGGTGAGTATGCCCACACCAGATTTTGGCAAGGAGGAATCCTCACGAATTCAACCATCCAGTTTGGATGTGAAACTCGATTACCAGACCTCGTAATCTTTATTAATACCTTGAACAATGTCCTCACTCAGCATACTGCAGTCAGGGATTCAGCAAAGATGTTAATTCCTACTGTTGGTATTGTTGATACTAATTGTAACCCAAACCTTATCACATACCCTGTTCCTGGAAATGATGACACTCCTTCAGCTGTAAAATTGTACTGTGATTTGTTTAAAAATGCAATtttaaggggaaaagaaaaaagaaaggagttgTCAGGgttgtaa
- the LOC125031470 gene encoding 28S ribosomal protein S2, mitochondrial-like isoform X1, with product MAACGRRISRYLSSGLLRGIQRCQLSSLSRPAHNQQQLMERENGSDSEVQEEQMRATLKYPDYFKVANLFTVEDLFKARVHLGHKEGSLDPCMHPFVFGSRLGHLIIDLDQTSQHLREALNFTAHIAYRGGIILFVCRNPQFQHLVENTAKDCGEYAHTRFWQGGILTNSTIQFGCETRLPDLVIFINTLNNVLTQHTAVRDSAKMLIPTVGIVDTNCNPNLITYPVPGNDDTPSAVKLYCDLFKNAILRGKEKRKELSGL from the exons ATGGCGGCGTGTGGCAGGAGGATCTCACGTTACCTAAGCT CCGGACTTTTGCGTGGCATTCAAAGATGCCAGCTCTCATCACTCTCCAGACCTGCACACAACCAACAACAGCtgatggagagggaaaatggtAGTGACTCAG AAGTTCAAGAAGAACAAATGAGGGCAACGTTGAAGTATCCAGATTATTTTAAAGTTGCCAATTTATTTACTGTAGAAGACCTTTTCAAAGCTCGAGTTCACCTTGGACACAAAGAGGGCTCTCTTGATCCCTGCATGCATCCCTTCGTCTTTGGGTCTCGCCTTGGGCATCTCATCATAGATCTTGACCAGACATCGCAACATTTACGTGAAGCTCTGAATTTCACAGCCCACATAGCTTACCGTGGAGGAATCATACTTTTCGTCTGTAGGAATCCACAATTTCAG CATTTGGTAGAAAACACAGCCAAAGATTGTGGTGAGTATGCCCACACCAGATTTTGGCAAGGAGGAATCCTCACGAATTCAACCATCCAGTTTGGATGTGAAACTCGATTACCAGACCTCGTAATCTTTATTAATACCTTGAACAATGTCCTCACTCAGCATACTGCAGTCAGGGATTCAGCAAAGATGTTAATTCCTACTGTTGGTATTGTTGATACTAATTGTAACCCAAACCTTATCACATACCCTGTTCCTGGAAATGATGACACTCCTTCAGCTGTAAAATTGTACTGTGATTTGTTTAAAAATGCAATtttaaggggaaaagaaaaaagaaaggagttgTCAGGgttgtaa
- the LOC125031470 gene encoding 28S ribosomal protein S2, mitochondrial-like isoform X4, giving the protein MERENGSDSEVQEEQMRATLKYPDYFKVANLFTVEDLFKARVHLGHKEGSLDPCMHPFVFGSRLGHLIIDLDQTSQHLREALNFTAHIAYRGGIILFVCRNPQFQHLVENTAKDCGEYAHTRFWQGGILTNSTIQFGCETRLPDLVIFINTLNNVLTQHTAVRDSAKMLIPTVGIVDTNCNPNLITYPVPGNDDTPSAVKLYCDLFKNAILRGKEKRKELSGL; this is encoded by the exons atggagagggaaaatggtAGTGACTCAG AAGTTCAAGAAGAACAAATGAGGGCAACGTTGAAGTATCCAGATTATTTTAAAGTTGCCAATTTATTTACTGTAGAAGACCTTTTCAAAGCTCGAGTTCACCTTGGACACAAAGAGGGCTCTCTTGATCCCTGCATGCATCCCTTCGTCTTTGGGTCTCGCCTTGGGCATCTCATCATAGATCTTGACCAGACATCGCAACATTTACGTGAAGCTCTGAATTTCACAGCCCACATAGCTTACCGTGGAGGAATCATACTTTTCGTCTGTAGGAATCCACAATTTCAG CATTTGGTAGAAAACACAGCCAAAGATTGTGGTGAGTATGCCCACACCAGATTTTGGCAAGGAGGAATCCTCACGAATTCAACCATCCAGTTTGGATGTGAAACTCGATTACCAGACCTCGTAATCTTTATTAATACCTTGAACAATGTCCTCACTCAGCATACTGCAGTCAGGGATTCAGCAAAGATGTTAATTCCTACTGTTGGTATTGTTGATACTAATTGTAACCCAAACCTTATCACATACCCTGTTCCTGGAAATGATGACACTCCTTCAGCTGTAAAATTGTACTGTGATTTGTTTAAAAATGCAATtttaaggggaaaagaaaaaagaaaggagttgTCAGGgttgtaa
- the LOC125031888 gene encoding cytochrome b-c1 complex subunit 6, mitochondrial-like, with product MGLDDIVLRNDDPEEEEEEEEEEDLVDPMDAIKEACTNTKHCAELGEAYSSCNDRVGARSKTEETCSEELFDLLHCIDHCMASSLFQKLK from the exons ATGGGTCTCGACGATATTGTGCTGCGCAACGACGACCCCGAG gaggaggaagaggaagaggaagaggaggacttgGTA GATCCAATGGATGCTATTAAAGAAGCATGTACAAATACCAAACATTGTGCAGAACTTGGGGAAGCATATTCTAGCTGCAATGATCGAGTAGGTGCAAGatcaaaaacagaagaaacatgCTCTGAAGAACTATTTGATCTTCTACATTGTATTGACCATTGT atggcaTCTAGTTTATTCCAGAAACTGAAGTAA